In one Flammeovirga yaeyamensis genomic region, the following are encoded:
- a CDS encoding hybrid sensor histidine kinase/response regulator transcription factor produces MSKSLVYLLFITLTTSLWNTAYATFQDIVFDHFTTKQGLSQNDINCIYQDQSGLIWIGTNDGFSSFDGYEFKNFRMDTHDLPSNLINTITEDKHGNLWIGSADAGLFRYHQDKEKFTFFANTKGNSKLLTSNNVVKLVTDRHGNIWFGNLRGLNCIKHEFTDKEAISVNKFYHNPHNNESILSNHITSLYVDHRSNLWVGSKKGLQIFVTPSDTQKFGVFKSFKKSHDNGVQAIVEGKNGLMVSYFDGIYHLTIDNNDSGSYSFSKVSDIKSESLTKDDDGIFWAGTGAGLYQLKWNVIGKQLQVDNHFNSDNTESFGANIINCLYKDNLGVVWIGTNGSGINKYNPRRKKFKHLKKGDEEYNLTYNKVRGCFEDKNGRLLVGTEGGGLNIVDNGKVTEIGVGLNKKGQNIVYAVDRWKDKIVLGVGYPLKTLAIEEDRLDQLENHLEECVFHPKENSNATFALKSDGDSILWLATYGGGLVRGVEENGKMKWSYPQIIDRDDEVIDIIRSLTIDKRGSLWIGTNKGLIILDKEEKLKDYPKFTILQSKKNDPKSLNYNYVIPVFEASNGEIWAGTMGGGINIISEKNIINKDYSFDKLTSKNGLPSNVIKSMLEDDYGNLWVATNKGLSKINLKTREIKNFDVSDGLQDDEFGELAALKMNNGELLFGGVNGINMFKPYEIIDDNTIANVIFTNLKVLNKDIQLGEEFHGHKILSTSLQTTKNIQLTYDQNSFTFRFASLHYGSSANNKYKYQLLGFDDNWIETDAQHREAKYTNLSPGEYVLQVKASNGDNIWNPKPIEMHIEILPPWWLSWWAKTLYVLLFFCSVGFFSRYSLITARKKSQLELEKFEREKLEDLSQLKLQFFTNISHELRTPLTLIHTPIEQLIKKGAALSASDREKSYQMIFKNVQHLMRLVNQLLDFRKVEQGQMKLQLSKGNWSSFIDQVYHSFKEFAEHENLNFKIEFTSEDIHGYMDIDKLEKIMYNLLSNAFKFTYKGEISLSVSQEGDKVKIKLKDTGIGISEEKLDYLFNRFYQVSNLKKAKNRGTGIGLAFTKSLVDLHHGEIRVESELNVGTTFFLEFPLNRESYEGETFNETEAEILEAQEIQLQQEEDELEVSSKSKILVVDDNYSIRELLKGLLEEEYEVYLAEDGEKGLQLAKDVMPNLILSDIMMPIKDGYELTKNIRDDNQLCHIPIILLTAKNSESSKLKGYEYGVDAYVTKPFNSDTLLARMHSLIENRKNQQKKFRTKVDVAPSEITHTSIDERFLKKLVAIVEENISDSEFTVDRLASEYGATPIRLNQKLKALTGQTAKGFIRNIRLKRAAQMLKLGGCSVSDVTYEVGFNDLKYFRNCFKKEFGIPPSAYLKEASESQVNQNLLEEIENQ; encoded by the coding sequence ATGTCTAAGAGTCTTGTCTACCTCTTATTCATTACATTAACAACTAGTCTCTGGAATACAGCTTACGCAACCTTCCAGGATATAGTCTTTGATCATTTTACAACAAAACAAGGGTTATCACAAAACGATATCAATTGTATTTACCAAGATCAGTCTGGCCTGATTTGGATAGGTACCAACGATGGTTTTTCTAGTTTTGATGGTTATGAGTTTAAAAATTTCAGAATGGATACTCATGATCTACCCTCCAACCTTATCAATACAATTACCGAAGATAAGCATGGTAACTTGTGGATAGGTTCTGCTGATGCTGGATTATTTAGGTATCATCAAGACAAAGAAAAGTTTACTTTCTTTGCGAACACCAAGGGCAATTCTAAACTCCTTACCAGCAATAATGTTGTTAAACTTGTCACGGACCGACATGGTAATATATGGTTTGGTAACTTGAGAGGGCTAAACTGTATTAAACATGAATTTACCGACAAAGAAGCTATTTCGGTCAATAAATTCTATCATAATCCACACAACAACGAAAGCATTCTTTCTAATCACATAACGAGTCTATATGTTGACCATAGAAGCAACTTATGGGTAGGAAGTAAAAAAGGCCTTCAGATTTTTGTTACTCCTTCGGATACTCAAAAGTTTGGAGTGTTCAAAAGTTTTAAAAAATCACATGATAACGGTGTTCAAGCTATTGTTGAAGGAAAAAATGGATTAATGGTCTCTTATTTTGATGGTATTTATCATTTAACTATCGATAATAACGATTCGGGAAGTTATTCTTTTAGCAAAGTATCTGATATCAAATCAGAAAGTTTAACCAAAGACGATGATGGTATTTTCTGGGCTGGAACAGGTGCCGGCTTGTATCAATTGAAATGGAATGTTATCGGAAAACAGCTTCAAGTAGATAATCACTTTAATAGTGACAATACAGAAAGTTTTGGAGCGAACATCATTAACTGTTTATATAAAGATAACTTAGGGGTTGTTTGGATCGGCACCAACGGTAGTGGTATCAATAAATACAACCCTAGAAGAAAGAAGTTCAAGCATTTAAAGAAAGGAGACGAAGAATACAATCTTACATATAATAAGGTTAGGGGCTGTTTCGAAGACAAAAACGGTAGATTACTTGTTGGTACTGAAGGTGGTGGACTAAACATTGTCGACAACGGCAAAGTGACTGAAATAGGTGTCGGTCTCAATAAAAAAGGTCAAAATATAGTATATGCGGTCGATCGTTGGAAAGACAAAATTGTACTTGGCGTGGGTTACCCATTAAAGACATTGGCTATTGAAGAAGATCGATTAGATCAGTTAGAAAACCATCTTGAAGAATGTGTTTTCCACCCTAAAGAAAACAGTAATGCCACTTTTGCTCTCAAGAGTGATGGCGATTCCATTTTATGGTTGGCTACTTATGGTGGCGGATTGGTAAGAGGTGTAGAAGAAAATGGAAAAATGAAATGGTCGTACCCACAAATTATCGATAGAGACGATGAGGTGATCGACATTATCAGAAGTTTAACTATTGATAAAAGAGGTAGTCTTTGGATCGGAACCAATAAAGGTTTAATCATTTTAGATAAAGAAGAAAAGCTAAAGGATTATCCTAAGTTTACGATTCTTCAATCGAAGAAAAACGATCCTAAGAGTCTTAATTATAATTATGTCATTCCTGTTTTCGAAGCATCAAATGGAGAGATTTGGGCCGGAACCATGGGTGGCGGCATCAATATTATATCAGAAAAGAATATCATCAACAAAGATTATAGCTTTGATAAGTTGACCTCAAAAAATGGTCTTCCAAGTAATGTAATCAAATCGATGTTGGAAGATGATTATGGTAACCTTTGGGTGGCGACCAATAAAGGTCTTAGTAAAATCAATCTTAAAACTAGAGAAATCAAAAACTTTGATGTTTCAGATGGCTTACAAGATGATGAGTTTGGTGAATTAGCGGCACTAAAAATGAATAATGGTGAATTATTATTCGGTGGTGTTAATGGTATTAATATGTTTAAGCCTTATGAAATCATTGACGATAACACTATTGCCAATGTTATTTTCACCAACCTAAAGGTATTAAATAAAGACATTCAATTAGGAGAAGAGTTCCACGGTCATAAGATTTTAAGTACTTCTTTACAGACTACGAAGAATATACAGCTGACGTACGATCAGAACAGTTTTACTTTCCGTTTTGCCTCTTTGCATTATGGTTCTTCTGCAAATAACAAGTATAAATATCAATTACTCGGGTTCGACGATAATTGGATTGAAACGGATGCTCAGCACCGCGAAGCGAAATACACTAACCTTTCTCCTGGTGAATATGTACTTCAGGTAAAAGCTTCTAATGGTGATAACATTTGGAATCCGAAGCCTATTGAAATGCATATTGAGATCCTTCCACCTTGGTGGTTAAGCTGGTGGGCGAAAACATTATATGTTTTACTATTCTTCTGTTCTGTAGGTTTCTTCTCTAGATATTCTTTGATTACAGCACGTAAGAAGAGTCAGTTGGAACTAGAAAAATTCGAAAGGGAGAAACTAGAAGACTTAAGTCAGTTAAAACTGCAATTCTTCACTAATATCTCTCATGAGTTGCGTACGCCACTTACTTTAATCCACACTCCTATCGAGCAGTTGATTAAAAAAGGTGCAGCACTTTCGGCTTCTGATCGCGAAAAGAGTTATCAGATGATCTTTAAGAATGTACAGCATCTAATGCGTTTGGTCAATCAACTACTTGATTTCAGAAAAGTAGAACAAGGACAAATGAAGCTTCAATTGTCAAAAGGGAATTGGTCTTCATTTATAGATCAGGTGTATCATTCGTTTAAAGAGTTTGCTGAACATGAAAATCTTAATTTCAAAATAGAATTCACCTCAGAAGATATTCACGGCTATATGGATATAGATAAGTTGGAAAAAATTATGTACAACTTACTATCGAATGCCTTTAAGTTTACTTACAAAGGGGAAATATCACTTTCTGTTTCTCAAGAAGGTGATAAAGTAAAAATTAAGTTGAAAGATACAGGTATTGGTATTTCAGAAGAAAAACTAGATTACTTATTCAATCGTTTCTATCAGGTTTCCAACCTAAAGAAAGCAAAGAATAGAGGTACAGGTATCGGTTTAGCATTTACGAAAAGTTTGGTCGATTTACACCACGGTGAGATTCGTGTGGAAAGCGAATTGAATGTAGGCACTACTTTCTTCTTAGAATTCCCACTAAATAGAGAAAGCTATGAAGGAGAAACCTTCAACGAAACAGAAGCAGAAATTTTAGAGGCTCAAGAAATCCAATTACAGCAAGAAGAAGATGAGTTGGAAGTGAGCAGCAAATCTAAAATTTTAGTAGTGGATGATAATTACTCTATCCGTGAATTGTTAAAAGGACTACTTGAAGAAGAATACGAAGTCTATTTGGCTGAAGATGGTGAAAAAGGACTTCAATTGGCAAAAGACGTGATGCCGAATTTGATTTTGTCAGACATTATGATGCCTATAAAGGATGGTTATGAACTCACTAAAAATATTCGTGACGATAATCAGTTATGTCACATTCCTATTATTTTGTTGACAGCAAAAAATTCTGAATCAAGTAAATTGAAGGGTTACGAATATGGAGTGGATGCTTATGTGACTAAGCCATTCAACTCGGATACTTTGTTAGCCAGAATGCATTCATTGATTGAAAATAGAAAAAATCAGCAAAAGAAATTCAGAACAAAAGTGGATGTGGCTCCTAGTGAGATTACACATACTTCTATAGATGAGCGTTTCCTTAAGAAATTGGTAGCTATCGTAGAAGAAAACATTTCTGATTCTGAATTTACTGTAGATAGATTGGCTTCAGAATATGGAGCAACGCCAATTCGATTAAATCAGAAACTAAAGGCCCTAACAGGTCAAACAGCCAAAGGCTTTATTCGTAATATTCGCTTGAAACGTGCCGCTCAAATGTTGAAATTAGGGGGCTGCAGTGTAAGTGATGTGACTTATGAAGTTGGTTTTAACGACCTGAAGTACTTTAGAAACTGCTTTAAAAAGGAATTCGGCATTCCTCCTTCTGCTTATTTAAAGGAAGCATCGGAGTCTCAAGTCAATCAGAATCTATTGGAAGAGATTGAAAATCAATAA